The following are encoded together in the Glycine soja cultivar W05 chromosome 5, ASM419377v2, whole genome shotgun sequence genome:
- the LOC114412378 gene encoding probable disease resistance protein At5g66900 isoform X2, protein MSDYLKEKGGPRLVIMGETKQLVTLLTRFQAAMKMIKDIVEKSRSSKKSKRLLRKTLKNMTPLLQEINQYNEHLEPPREEINTLMKEKDAVEELVCYSCSRSIWWTKFLSWLPLYGDGLWHNKNNPLAADDNQVKYIKNTLYEVKEVLELLDIENFQQKLKGVGSPIKCPFGVPENPGFTVGLNPLLSKLKMEVLRDGMSTHLLTGLGGSGKTTLATKLCRDEEVKGKFKENILFFTFSQTPKLKNIIERLFEHCGYHVPEFISDEDAIKRLEILLRKIEGSPLLLVLDDVWPGSEALIEKFQFQMSDYKIVVTSRVAFPKYGTPYVLKPLAHEDAMTLFRHHALLEKSSSHIPDKEIVQKVVRYCKGLPLAVKVIGRSLSHRPIEMWQKMVEELSQGHSILDSNIELLTCFQKLLHVLEDNPNNKECFMDLGLFPEDQRIPLPVLIDIWAVLYGFDDDGIEAMDIINKLDSMNLVNVLVARKNSSDSDNYYYNNHYVILHDLLRELAIYQNNLEPIEKRKRLINDINESEEKQQGMIARLLSKFCRCSVKQTLQQVPARTLSISADETNTSYQSHIQPSLAEVLVLNLQTKKYSFPEYIEKMSELKVLIMTNYGFHPCELDNFKLLSSVSNLRRIRLERISVPHLGALKNLGKLSLYMCSNISQAFENGTITVLDSFPKLSDLNIDYCKDMVKLPTGICDIVSLKKLSITNCHKLSSLPQEIGQLLNLELLNISSCTDLEEIPDSIVKLSKLRLLDLSNCISLSSLPEDIGDLCNLRNLNMTSCARCELPYSVTNLENLKVVVCDEETAASWEAFEAMLPNLKLEVPRVEVNLNWLHSISS, encoded by the exons ATGAGCGATTATCTCAAAG AGAAAGGAGGTCCCAGGTTGGTTATCATGGGAGAGACCAAACAACTTGTTACCCTTTTGACACGATTTCAAGCGGCAATGAAAATGATCAAGGACATAGTGGAAAAAAGTAGATCGAGTAAAAAGAGCAAACGATTACTGAGGAAAACCCTCAAGAATATGACTCCTCTGCTGCAGGAAATCAATCAATACAATGAACACTTGGAACCACCCCGAGAAGAAATCAACACTcttatgaaagaaaaagatgCAGTGGAAGAGCTTGTGTGCTATTCCTGCTCCAGGAGTATTTGGTGGACCAAATTTCTCTCTTGGCTTCCGCTCTACGGGGACGGACTTTGGCATAACAAGAATAATCCCCTTGCTGCAGATGACAACCAAGTTAAGTATATCAAAAACACACTGTATGAGGTGAAAGAGGTTCTTGAGCTTCTAGACATAGAGAATTTTCAGCAGAAACTTAAAGGTGTTGGATCACCAATCAAGTGTCCTTTTGGTGTTCCTGAAAACCCTGGATTCACTGTTGGGTTGAATCCACTGTTGAGCAAGTTGAAGATGGAGGTTCTCAGGGACGGTATGTCCACCCATTTGTTGACTGGTTTGGGTGGATCTGGTAAAACAACTTTGGCTACAAAGCTCTGTAGGGATGAAGAAGTCAAGG GTAAATTcaaggaaaatattttatttttcaccttCTCACAAACGCCTAAGTTGAAGAATATCATAGAAAGACTATTTGAACATTGTGGATACCACGTTCCTGAGTTTATAAGTGATGAAGATGCAATTAAACGGTTGGAAATTTTGCTGCGGAAAATTGAGGGAAGTCCACTTTTGTTGGTCTTGGATGATGTTTGGCCTGGATCAGAAGCCCTCATTGAGAAATTTCAATTCCAGATGTCTGATTATAAAATTGTGGTGACTTCTAGGGTTGCATTTCCTAAATATGGCACCCCATATGTTTTAAAACCACTTGCTCATGAAGATGCAATGACCCTATTCCGACATCATGCTCTCTTGGAAAAAAGCAGTTCACATATTCCTGACAAAGAAATTGTCCAAAAG GTTGTGAGATATTGCAAGGGTTTACCGCTTGCCGTTAAAGTGATTGGTAGATCACTCAGTCATCGGCCTATTGAGATGTGGCAAAAGATGGTGGAGGAATTGTCACAAGGTCATTCTATACTTGATTCTAATATTGAATTACTTACATGCTTCCAAAAGCTCTTGCATGTTTTGGAAGATAATCCCAACAACAAGGAGTGCTTCATGGACTTGGGGTTATTTCCTGAAGACCAAAGAATTCCTCTTCCTGTTCTTATTGATATATGGGCAGTGTTATATGGATTTGATGATGACGGCATAGAAGCAATGGAcatcataaataaattagactCCATGAATCTGGTTAATGTCTTAGTAGCAAG GAAAAATTCAAGTGACTCAGACAATTACTACTACAATAACCACTACGTCATCCTCCATGATCTTCTAAGAGAGCTTGCAATCTATCAAAACAACCTGGAACcaattgaaaagagaaaaagactgatTAATGACATAAATGAATCCGAGGAGAAGCAACAAGGCATGATAGCCCGCTTATTGTCAAAATTTTGCAGATGCAGTGTTAAACAGACACTCCAACAGGTCCCCGCCCGCACATTGTCTATATCAGCTG ATGAAACAAACACTTCATATCAGTCCCACATACAACCATCCCTAGCTGAAGTTCTGGTTTTAAATCTTCAAACTAAGAAGTATTCCTTTCCAGAGTACATAGAGAAAATGAGTGAACTAAAAGTTCTTATCATGACAAATTATGGTTTTCATCCGTGTGAACTAGACAATTTCAAACTACTCAGCTCTGTATCAAACCTGAGAAGAATCAGACTAGAGCGGATTTCTGTTCCTCACTTAGGGGCATTGAAAAATCTTGGAAAGTTATCCCTCTACATGTGTAGTAACATAAGTCAGGCTTTTGAAAATGGTACCATCACAGTTTTGGATTCATTTCCAAAACTATCAGATTTGAACATTGACTATTGCAAGGATATGGTGAAATTGCCTACTGGGATCTGTGATATTGTCTCACTAAAGAAGCTCAGTATTACTAATTGTCACAAGCTTAGTTCTCTGCCCCAAGAAATTGGACAGTTGTTGAATTTGGAACTCCTGAACATAAGTTCCTGTACTGATTTGGAAGAGATACCAGATTCTATTGTAAAACTTTCTAAGCTAAGACTTCTTGACCTCTCAAACTGCATAAGCCTTTCAAGTTTACCAGAGGACATTGGTGATCTATGTAATCTCAGGAATCTCAATATGACAAGCTGTGCAAGGTGTGAATTGCCATACTCAGTAACCAATCTTGAGAATTTGAAGGTGGTGGTATGTGATGAAGAGACAGCTGCTTCATGGGAAGCATTCGAAGCTATGCTTCCAAATCTGAAGTTAGAGGTTCCTCGAGTCGAGGTTAACTTAAACTGGCTTCATTCTATTAGCTCCTAA
- the LOC114412378 gene encoding probable disease resistance protein At5g66900 isoform X1: MTTSSSGCGRTNSAKKNPNKKETDMSDYLKEKGGPRLVIMGETKQLVTLLTRFQAAMKMIKDIVEKSRSSKKSKRLLRKTLKNMTPLLQEINQYNEHLEPPREEINTLMKEKDAVEELVCYSCSRSIWWTKFLSWLPLYGDGLWHNKNNPLAADDNQVKYIKNTLYEVKEVLELLDIENFQQKLKGVGSPIKCPFGVPENPGFTVGLNPLLSKLKMEVLRDGMSTHLLTGLGGSGKTTLATKLCRDEEVKGKFKENILFFTFSQTPKLKNIIERLFEHCGYHVPEFISDEDAIKRLEILLRKIEGSPLLLVLDDVWPGSEALIEKFQFQMSDYKIVVTSRVAFPKYGTPYVLKPLAHEDAMTLFRHHALLEKSSSHIPDKEIVQKVVRYCKGLPLAVKVIGRSLSHRPIEMWQKMVEELSQGHSILDSNIELLTCFQKLLHVLEDNPNNKECFMDLGLFPEDQRIPLPVLIDIWAVLYGFDDDGIEAMDIINKLDSMNLVNVLVARKNSSDSDNYYYNNHYVILHDLLRELAIYQNNLEPIEKRKRLINDINESEEKQQGMIARLLSKFCRCSVKQTLQQVPARTLSISADETNTSYQSHIQPSLAEVLVLNLQTKKYSFPEYIEKMSELKVLIMTNYGFHPCELDNFKLLSSVSNLRRIRLERISVPHLGALKNLGKLSLYMCSNISQAFENGTITVLDSFPKLSDLNIDYCKDMVKLPTGICDIVSLKKLSITNCHKLSSLPQEIGQLLNLELLNISSCTDLEEIPDSIVKLSKLRLLDLSNCISLSSLPEDIGDLCNLRNLNMTSCARCELPYSVTNLENLKVVVCDEETAASWEAFEAMLPNLKLEVPRVEVNLNWLHSISS; the protein is encoded by the exons ATGACGACCAGTTCCTCCGGTTGCGG AAGAACTAACTCGGCGAAAAAAAACCCAAATAAAAAGGAGACAGACATGAGCGATTATCTCAAAG AGAAAGGAGGTCCCAGGTTGGTTATCATGGGAGAGACCAAACAACTTGTTACCCTTTTGACACGATTTCAAGCGGCAATGAAAATGATCAAGGACATAGTGGAAAAAAGTAGATCGAGTAAAAAGAGCAAACGATTACTGAGGAAAACCCTCAAGAATATGACTCCTCTGCTGCAGGAAATCAATCAATACAATGAACACTTGGAACCACCCCGAGAAGAAATCAACACTcttatgaaagaaaaagatgCAGTGGAAGAGCTTGTGTGCTATTCCTGCTCCAGGAGTATTTGGTGGACCAAATTTCTCTCTTGGCTTCCGCTCTACGGGGACGGACTTTGGCATAACAAGAATAATCCCCTTGCTGCAGATGACAACCAAGTTAAGTATATCAAAAACACACTGTATGAGGTGAAAGAGGTTCTTGAGCTTCTAGACATAGAGAATTTTCAGCAGAAACTTAAAGGTGTTGGATCACCAATCAAGTGTCCTTTTGGTGTTCCTGAAAACCCTGGATTCACTGTTGGGTTGAATCCACTGTTGAGCAAGTTGAAGATGGAGGTTCTCAGGGACGGTATGTCCACCCATTTGTTGACTGGTTTGGGTGGATCTGGTAAAACAACTTTGGCTACAAAGCTCTGTAGGGATGAAGAAGTCAAGG GTAAATTcaaggaaaatattttatttttcaccttCTCACAAACGCCTAAGTTGAAGAATATCATAGAAAGACTATTTGAACATTGTGGATACCACGTTCCTGAGTTTATAAGTGATGAAGATGCAATTAAACGGTTGGAAATTTTGCTGCGGAAAATTGAGGGAAGTCCACTTTTGTTGGTCTTGGATGATGTTTGGCCTGGATCAGAAGCCCTCATTGAGAAATTTCAATTCCAGATGTCTGATTATAAAATTGTGGTGACTTCTAGGGTTGCATTTCCTAAATATGGCACCCCATATGTTTTAAAACCACTTGCTCATGAAGATGCAATGACCCTATTCCGACATCATGCTCTCTTGGAAAAAAGCAGTTCACATATTCCTGACAAAGAAATTGTCCAAAAG GTTGTGAGATATTGCAAGGGTTTACCGCTTGCCGTTAAAGTGATTGGTAGATCACTCAGTCATCGGCCTATTGAGATGTGGCAAAAGATGGTGGAGGAATTGTCACAAGGTCATTCTATACTTGATTCTAATATTGAATTACTTACATGCTTCCAAAAGCTCTTGCATGTTTTGGAAGATAATCCCAACAACAAGGAGTGCTTCATGGACTTGGGGTTATTTCCTGAAGACCAAAGAATTCCTCTTCCTGTTCTTATTGATATATGGGCAGTGTTATATGGATTTGATGATGACGGCATAGAAGCAATGGAcatcataaataaattagactCCATGAATCTGGTTAATGTCTTAGTAGCAAG GAAAAATTCAAGTGACTCAGACAATTACTACTACAATAACCACTACGTCATCCTCCATGATCTTCTAAGAGAGCTTGCAATCTATCAAAACAACCTGGAACcaattgaaaagagaaaaagactgatTAATGACATAAATGAATCCGAGGAGAAGCAACAAGGCATGATAGCCCGCTTATTGTCAAAATTTTGCAGATGCAGTGTTAAACAGACACTCCAACAGGTCCCCGCCCGCACATTGTCTATATCAGCTG ATGAAACAAACACTTCATATCAGTCCCACATACAACCATCCCTAGCTGAAGTTCTGGTTTTAAATCTTCAAACTAAGAAGTATTCCTTTCCAGAGTACATAGAGAAAATGAGTGAACTAAAAGTTCTTATCATGACAAATTATGGTTTTCATCCGTGTGAACTAGACAATTTCAAACTACTCAGCTCTGTATCAAACCTGAGAAGAATCAGACTAGAGCGGATTTCTGTTCCTCACTTAGGGGCATTGAAAAATCTTGGAAAGTTATCCCTCTACATGTGTAGTAACATAAGTCAGGCTTTTGAAAATGGTACCATCACAGTTTTGGATTCATTTCCAAAACTATCAGATTTGAACATTGACTATTGCAAGGATATGGTGAAATTGCCTACTGGGATCTGTGATATTGTCTCACTAAAGAAGCTCAGTATTACTAATTGTCACAAGCTTAGTTCTCTGCCCCAAGAAATTGGACAGTTGTTGAATTTGGAACTCCTGAACATAAGTTCCTGTACTGATTTGGAAGAGATACCAGATTCTATTGTAAAACTTTCTAAGCTAAGACTTCTTGACCTCTCAAACTGCATAAGCCTTTCAAGTTTACCAGAGGACATTGGTGATCTATGTAATCTCAGGAATCTCAATATGACAAGCTGTGCAAGGTGTGAATTGCCATACTCAGTAACCAATCTTGAGAATTTGAAGGTGGTGGTATGTGATGAAGAGACAGCTGCTTCATGGGAAGCATTCGAAGCTATGCTTCCAAATCTGAAGTTAGAGGTTCCTCGAGTCGAGGTTAACTTAAACTGGCTTCATTCTATTAGCTCCTAA